Proteins encoded in a region of the Cheilinus undulatus linkage group 8, ASM1832078v1, whole genome shotgun sequence genome:
- the znf687a gene encoding zinc finger protein 687a isoform X2, with amino-acid sequence MGDMKTPDFDDLLAAFDIPDIDAKEAIQSSPEEEKDKDGTVGDEGASESPPCFSSSLHSDPPVVSVIVKNKTYEDEEKSVENKTDSSSNSGLNPQVKVKFDEHTLQLGPKIPADSPLEPQIANGFEEPGPREQGPSSTEQYSHSSSLPSTPVPTEGQSDREADVGSVRSTTDGVQSLIPPLHMQPSSSVNPISSTPPSLHSISHQPPRSPKEEEPCPLRNPSSPLLLKNGTVESETKHVIHSDEDDSEPDLGSPLVIQESPECEMSSPPKFKHRARVQSHPLHFPSLEPQFGEKVSPASPSPPPTVSQPQSHTNDLPSVSIDSRTEEKYPEHVIDERDSPESPPPSETGLIVAKRSSTPDSSQMSSQAANYDNFEHQEEPLETEPREEEGSGEAKDLIGEKSEDGENLTDDADSKDHVPADATETPSRPLKVKIKMSTGSITRTVTGATPKRAGRVTLKGAGASKPSPERHYTRSKRELAQQSKTLQDAKDKTAADAKPKVSSTAVSITKTAALPSISVSLPRVGSARSLASKGLHSGMTLPASSPLLPLQGSSRPASIVNSTGAIISKSQTNLVEAFNKILNNKNLLPSYKPDLSSPLPAEWGLPLPAQGYRCLECGDAFALEQSLVRHYARRSLRIEVTCNHCAKRLAFFNKCSLLLHAREHKERGLIMQCSHLVMKPVPMEQMISQQEPTAVGTLASSSGGIPLNPTASSHTAMSHKKAEAAQYMSNTCTECQTQFSSKDELAGHFQEITSAQTTPCTKCSPSMLLPNSCSAAAHQRIHQTSPPHICPECGGNIKQPLFQTHLDQICLHFSRRIGYRCSSCLVVFGGLNSVKSHIQQAHCDMFHKCPSCPMAFKSAPSTQSHISSQHPTLTNGQTMLIYKCVMCDTVFTNKPLLYVHFDTHLTNQKVQVFKCPECTKLFSQRNSLLDHFKTHKTQVLKQEMLSPPAASSRSQPSVKSESSDGDEWMDVDKEEKVKTERMKAPSGWKCAPCHSRFTDQEDYITHMADQHGKMLKKFPCNKCESSFTTTSSMRRHIREKHKVTNRGFRCQFCTEGKKTFSSRALLERHIQLRHSTDAGSVDKLKGGANEADSSSEQDSSLGARRRRRGAVRKEHNEDSADGVSPAKKLHSSSAPSSYSHPESGFRCTPCGFTTEDQTTFLEHISQHRGGAEGGSQQCQQCGACFTSTSSLARHRFITHKIRNAFNENQQQSVSTHHAPSPGNIRNHDDKSSLDDSAPASPSSVAPGGEEKDLLTCKVCRKQFEKASDLNTHFRTHGMAFINARNAGKTS; translated from the exons ATGGGGGACATGAAGACCCCAGACTTTGATGATTTGCTGGCAGCTTTTGACATCCCAGACATTGATGCCAAAGAGGCCATTCAGTCAAGTCCTGAGGAGGAAAAGGATAAAGATGGCACTGTTGGAGATGAGGGAGCGAGTGAGTCTCCTCCATGCTTTTCCTCTTCCTTACACAGTGACCCCCCTGTGGTCAGTGTTATTGTGAAGAACAAGACCTACGAAGATGAGGAGAAGTCTGTGGAGAATAAAACAGACAGTTCCTCCAACAGTGGTTTGAACCCTCAGGTTAAAGTCAAGTTTGATGAGCACACATTGCAGCTTGGTCCTAAGATTCCTGCAGATTCGCCTCTGGAGCCTCAGATTGCCAATGGATTTGAAGAACCAGGCCCCAGGGAGCAGGGACCATCAAGCACAGAGCAATATTCCCATTCTTCATCATTACCATCCACACCTGTCCCTACTGAGGGTCAGAGTGATAGAGAAGCTGATGTTGGATCAGTCCGGAGCACAACTGATGGTGTTCAGAGTTTGATACCACCCCTCCACATGCAACCTTCTTCTAGTGTCAATCCCATCTCCTCCACTCCTCCCTCTCTACACTCCATCAGCCATCAACCTCCTCGTTCACCAAAGGAGGAGGAACCTTGTCCCCTCCGTAATCCATCTTCACCCCTGTTGCTGAAAAATGGGACTGTTGAGTCAGAAACAAAGCATGTAATACATTCAGATGAAGATGACTCAGAGCCAGACTTAGGAAGTCCTCTTGTGATCCAGGAGAGCCCTGAGTGTGAGATGTCTTCCCCTCCAAAATTCAAACACAGAGCAAGAGTACAGTCTCATCCTCTACATTTCCCCTCTCTGGAACCTCAATTTGGGGAAAAGGTGTCGCCTGCATCCCCCAGTCCTCCCCCCACAGTTTCTCAGCCACAAAGCCACACAAATGACCTCCCCTCTGTCAGCATAGACTCCAGAACAGAGGAGAAATACCCTGAGCATGTGATTGATGAGAGAGACTCACCTGAGAGCCCACCACCCAGTGAGACAGGTCTTATAGTCGCCAAGAGAAGCAGTACCCCTGATTCCTCTCAAATGTCAAGTCAAGCAGCAAACTATGATAACTTTGAACATCAAGAGGAGCCCTTGGAAACTGAgccaagagaagaagaagggtCAGGAGAGGCTAAGGACTTGATTGGAGAGAAGTCTGAGGATGGGGAAAATTTAACTGATGATGCTGACTCTAAGGATCACGTGCCTGCTGATGCAACAGAGACTCCATCACGTCCTCTTAAAGTTAAGATCAAAATGTCCACCGGCAGTATCACAAGAACCGTAACTGGTGCCACACCTAAAAGAGCTGGAAGAGTCACCCTGAAAGGTGCGGGTGCTTCAAAACCATCACCGGAGCGTCATTACACAAGATCCAAGAGGGAGTTAGCACAGCAGTCTAAGACACTCCAGGACGCCAAAGACAAAACTGCAGCAGACGCTAAGCCTAAAGTTTCCTCCACAGCTGTCAGCATcactaaaactgcagctctaccctccatctctgtctcctTGCCCAGAGTCGGCTCGGCTCGCAGCCTGGCTTCCAAAGGTCTGCACAGTGGGATGACACTACCTGCTTCATCACCTCTGCTTCCCCTGCAAGGCAGCAGCAGACCGGCCTCTATAGTTAACAGCACAGGGGCAATCATATCAAAAAGCCAGACCAACCTGGTGGAAGCTTTCAATAAGATCCTCAACAACAAGAACCTGCTGCCCAGCTACAAACCAGACCTGAGCTCCCCTCTTCCTGCAGAATGGGGCCTTCCTCTACCTGCACAG GGTTACCGTTGTTTGGAGTGTGGTGATGCCTTTGCCCTGGAGCAGAGTTTAGTGCGGCATTATGCCCGGCGCTCGCTGAGGATTGAGGTGACCTGTAATCACTGTGCAAAGCGTTTGGCCTTCTTTAACAAGTGCAGCCTGCTTTTACACGCCAGAGAGCACAAGGAGCGAGGTCTGATCATGCAGTGTTCACACCTGGTCATGAAACCTGTACCTATGGAGCAGATGATCAGTCAGCAGGAACCCACGGCTGTAG GAACATTAGCATCTTCTTCAGGTGGGATCCCCTTAAACCCTACTGCCTCCTCACATACAGCAATGTCCCACAAGAAAGCAGAGGCAGCGCAGTACATGAGTAATACATGTACTGAGTGTCAGACTCAATTCAGCAGCAAAGACGAGCTAGCCGGGCATTTTCAAGAAATCACATCAGCACAGACCACG ccaTGCACTAAATGTTCTCCCTCCATGCTCCTGCCAAATAGCTGCAGTGCAGCAGCTCATCAGCGCATCCACCAAACCAGCCCCCCTCACATCTGCCCAGAGTGTGGAGGAAACATCAAGCAGCCTCTCTTTCAAACACATCTAGATCAAATCTGTTTGCATTTTTCACGCCGCATTGGTTACAG ATGTTCCAGCTGCCTGGTGGTGTTTGGAGGCCTTAACTCTGTGAAGTCCCACATCCAACAGGCTCATTGTGACATGTTCCACAAGTGCCCCAGCTGCCCCATGGCATTTAAATCTGCTCCCAGCACACAGAGCCACATCAGCTCCCAGCATCCCACGCTCACTAATGGACAGACAAT GTTGATCTATAAGTGTGTCATGTGTGACACAGTTTTCACAAACAAGCCTCTGCTGTACGTCCACTTTGACActcatttgaccaatcagaaGGTGCAGGTGTTTAAATGCCCAGAATGCACCAAACTGTTTTCTCAGAGGAATTCTCTTCTGGACCATTTCAAG ACTCACAAGACTCAGGTGTTGAAACAGGAGATGCTCTCTCCTCCAGCAGCCTCCTCTCGTTCACAGCCTTCGGTAAAGTCTGAGAGCTCAGACGGGGACGAGTGGATGGATGTGGATAAGGAGGAGAAAGTGAAGACGGAAAGGATGAAGGCTCCCTCTGGGTGGAAGTGTGCGCCTTGCCACTCGCGGTTCACAGACCAGGAGGACTACATTACCCACATGGCTGACCAACATGGCAAG ATGCTGAAGAAGTTTCCTTGTAACAAGTGTGAGAGCTCCTTCACCACCACGTCCAGTATGAGACGTCACATCAGGGAGAAACACAAAGTCACCAATCGGGGCTTTCGCTGCCA ATTTTGTACTGAGGGCAAGAAAACGTTCAGCAGCAGAGCACTGTTGGAGAGGCACATTCAGCTGAGACACAGTACAGATGCTGGAAGCGTTGACAAACTCAAG GGAGGGGCAAATGAGGCAGACAGTTCATCAGAGCAGGACAGCAGTTTGGGGGCTCGCCGGAGACGCAGAGGAGCTGTGAGGAAGGAGCATAACGAAGATTCAGCAGACGGGGTGAGCCCCGCAAAGAAGCTGcactcctcctctgctccttctTCTTACTCTCATCCCGAGTCCGGATTCCGCTGTACGCCTTGCGGCTTCACCACAGAGGACCAGACCACGTTCCTGGAGCACATCAGCCAGCACCGAGGCGGGGCAGAGGGCGGCAGTCAGCAGTGTCAACAGTGCGGCGCCTGCTTCACATCCACCTCCTCCCTGGCTCGCCATCGTTTCATCACACACAAAATCAGAAACGCATTTAatgaaaaccagcagcagtctGTGAGCACACACCATGCACCTTCTCCTGGTAACATAAGGAACCATGATGATAAGAGTTCTTTGGATGATTCTGCACCTGCATCGCCCTCCTCTGTAGCCCCAGGGGGAGAGGAAAAGGACTTACTGACATGTAAGGTATGCAGGAAGCAATTTGAAAAGGCATCAGATCTAAATACACACTTCAGAACTCATGGTATGGCTTTTATTAATGCAAGAAATGCTGGAAAAACGTCATAA
- the LOC121513134 gene encoding 26S proteasome non-ATPase regulatory subunit 4-like has product MVLESTMVCVDNSEYMRNGDFLPTRLQAQQDAVNIVCHSKTRSNPENNVGLITMANNCEVLTTLTPDTGRILSKLHAVQPRGNISFCTGIRVAHLALKHRQGKNHKMRIIAFVGSPVEDNEKELVKMAKRLKKEKVNVDVINFGEEETNTEKLTAFINTLNGKEGAGSHLVTVPPGPSLADALLSSPILAGEGGAVLGLGASDFEFGVDPSADPELALALRVSMEEQRQRQEDEARRAAVASAAEAGISSPAADESEEALLKMSVPHTDSSTPALPDFSRMTEDEQIAYALQMSMQGAGPEFDAEDMDTGADMDSSKAKDEEDYDVMQDPEFLQSVLENLPGVDPNNEAIRNAMGSLASQTSSKPDPKKDEEKKK; this is encoded by the exons ATGGTGCTTGAAAGTACTATGGTCTG TGTGGACAACAGCGAGTACATGCGCAATGGAGACTTTCTACCCACCAGGCTGCAGGCTCAGCAGGATGCAGTTAACATTGTTTGTCACTCAAAGACACGCAGCAATCCAGAAAACAATGTTGGCCTTATCACCATGGCAAA CAACTGTGAAGTGTTGACAACACTGACCCCTGACACTGGAAGAATACTGTCAAAGCTGCATGCTGTGCAGCCTCGGGGAAACATCAGCTTCTGCACTGGCATCAGGGTGGCACAT TTGGCGCTGAAGCACAGGCAGGGCAAAAACCACAAGATGCGCATTATTGCATTCGTTGGCAGCCCAGTGGAGGACAACGAAAAAGAA CTAGTCAAAATGGCAAAGCGTCTAAAGAAGGAAAAGGTCAATGTGGATGTTATTAACTTTGGAGAGGAG gagacaaacacagagaagctCACAGCCTTCATCAACACACTGAATGGCAAAGAGGGTGCAGGCTCGCACTTGGTCACTGTACCTCCAGGCCCCAGTCTGGCTGATGCCCTGCTGTCCTCGCCTATCCTGGCTGGAGAAGGAGGTGCAGTGTTGGGACTGGGTGCCAGTGACTTTGAGTTTGGAGTGGATCCCAGTGCTGATCCAGAGTTAGCCTTG GCTCTGAGGGTGTCTATGGAAGAGCAGAGACAACGGCAGGAAGATGAAGCTCGCCGAGCCGCTGTCGCATCAGCTGCAGAAGCTGGCATTTCCTCCCCTGCTGCAGATG AGTCTGAGGAAGCTCTGTTGAAGATGTCTGTTCCACATACAGACTCATCCACACCTGCTCTACCAGACTTCAGCCGCATGACAGAGGATGAACAGATCGCCTATGCTCTGCAGATGTCCATGCAGGGAGCCGGACCAG AGTTTGATGCTGAAGACATGGACACAGGAGCTGACATGGACTCCAGTAAGGCCAAG GACGAAGAGGACTACGATGTTATGCAGGATCCAGAGTTCCTTCAGAGTGTCCTGGAAAACCTTCCTGGGGTTGACCCCAACAATGAGGCCATCCGCAACGCCATGGGCTCTCTGGCCTCCCAGACAAGCTCCAAACCAGACCCTAAGAAGgatgaggagaagaagaaatga
- the LOC121513951 gene encoding serum amyloid P-component-like has protein sequence MEKFVLLMVMFATCWATPQDLTGKVFVFPKQTNTDHVKLLTSKKQFNSVTVCFRFLTDLSREYGLFSLATPSFTNDFLLFKPNSDAMRMHALDAHTDFLSLQYPPNTWHSMCGAWRSDNGLAQLWMDGKPSIKRFIKRGPIRGAPITILGQEQDSYGGTFDVNQSFLGMISQLHMWDYALSHGEIKRYMDNANFTPGNVFNWRALEFEITGDIFVEDMSEVM, from the exons ATGGAGAAATTTGTACTTCTGATGGTGATGTTTGCAACATGTTGGGCAACACCCCAAG ATCTGACAGGCAAAGTTTTCGTGTTTCCCAAACAGACCAACACTGATCATGTGAAACTTCTGACCTCAAAAAAACAGttcaactctgtgactgtctgCTTCAG GTTCCTCACAGATCTCTCTAGGGAATACGGCCTGTTCTCCTTGGCTACACCCTCCTTCACCAATGACTTCTTGCTCTTTAAACCCAACTCTGATGCCATGAGAATGCATGCTCTGGACGCCCACACAGACTTCCTGTCTCTGCAATATCCACCTAACACCTGGCACTCCATGTGTGGTGCCTGGCGCTCCGACAACGGCCTGGCTCAGctgtggatggatggaaaaccCTCCATCAAGAGATTCATCAAAAGAGGACCCATCCGTGGGGCTCCCATCACCATCTTGGGCCAGGAGCAAGACTCCTATGGTGGAACTTTTGATGTGAATCAGTCTTTCCTTGGCATGATTTCTCAACTCCATATGTGGGACTATGCGCTCTCCCACGGTGAGATCAAACGTTATATGGACAATGCAAATTTTACTCCGGGCAATGTGTTCAACTGGAGAGCCCTGGAGTTTGAAATCACAGGGGATATTTTTGTGGAAGACATGTCTGAGGTTATGTAA
- the znf687a gene encoding zinc finger protein 687a isoform X1, producing MGDMKTPDFDDLLAAFDIPDIDAKEAIQSSPEEEKDKDGTVGDEGASESPPCFSSSLHSDPPVVSVIVKNKTYEDEEKSVENKTDSSSNSGLNPQVKVKFDEHTLQLGPKIPADSPLEPQIANGFEEPGPREQGPSSTEQYSHSSSLPSTPVPTEGQSDREADVGSVRSTTDGVQSLIPPLHMQPSSSVNPISSTPPSLHSISHQPPRSPKEEEPCPLRNPSSPLLLKNGTVESETKHVIHSDEDDSEPDLGSPLVIQESPECEMSSPPKFKHRARVQSHPLHFPSLEPQFGEKVSPASPSPPPTVSQPQSHTNDLPSVSIDSRTEEKYPEHVIDERDSPESPPPSETGLIVAKRSSTPDSSQMSSQAANYDNFEHQEEPLETEPREEEGSGEAKDLIGEKSEDGENLTDDADSKDHVPADATETPSRPLKVKIKMSTGSITRTVTGATPKRAGRVTLKGAGASKPSPERHYTRSKRELAQQSKTLQDAKDKTAADAKPKVSSTAVSITKTAALPSISVSLPRVGSARSLASKGLHSGMTLPASSPLLPLQGSSRPASIVNSTGAIISKSQTNLVEAFNKILNNKNLLPSYKPDLSSPLPAEWGLPLPAQGYRCLECGDAFALEQSLVRHYARRSLRIEVTCNHCAKRLAFFNKCSLLLHAREHKERGLIMQCSHLVMKPVPMEQMISQQEPTAVGTLASSSGGIPLNPTASSHTAMSHKKAEAAQYMSNTCTECQTQFSSKDELAGHFQEITSAQTTPCTKCSPSMLLPNSCSAAAHQRIHQTSPPHICPECGGNIKQPLFQTHLDQICLHFSRRIGYRCSSCLVVFGGLNSVKSHIQQAHCDMFHKCPSCPMAFKSAPSTQSHISSQHPTLTNGQTMYTETSDFVILKMFFFFIDKSLFKFFDRLIYKCVMCDTVFTNKPLLYVHFDTHLTNQKVQVFKCPECTKLFSQRNSLLDHFKTHKTQVLKQEMLSPPAASSRSQPSVKSESSDGDEWMDVDKEEKVKTERMKAPSGWKCAPCHSRFTDQEDYITHMADQHGKMLKKFPCNKCESSFTTTSSMRRHIREKHKVTNRGFRCQFCTEGKKTFSSRALLERHIQLRHSTDAGSVDKLKGGANEADSSSEQDSSLGARRRRRGAVRKEHNEDSADGVSPAKKLHSSSAPSSYSHPESGFRCTPCGFTTEDQTTFLEHISQHRGGAEGGSQQCQQCGACFTSTSSLARHRFITHKIRNAFNENQQQSVSTHHAPSPGNIRNHDDKSSLDDSAPASPSSVAPGGEEKDLLTCKVCRKQFEKASDLNTHFRTHGMAFINARNAGKTS from the exons ATGGGGGACATGAAGACCCCAGACTTTGATGATTTGCTGGCAGCTTTTGACATCCCAGACATTGATGCCAAAGAGGCCATTCAGTCAAGTCCTGAGGAGGAAAAGGATAAAGATGGCACTGTTGGAGATGAGGGAGCGAGTGAGTCTCCTCCATGCTTTTCCTCTTCCTTACACAGTGACCCCCCTGTGGTCAGTGTTATTGTGAAGAACAAGACCTACGAAGATGAGGAGAAGTCTGTGGAGAATAAAACAGACAGTTCCTCCAACAGTGGTTTGAACCCTCAGGTTAAAGTCAAGTTTGATGAGCACACATTGCAGCTTGGTCCTAAGATTCCTGCAGATTCGCCTCTGGAGCCTCAGATTGCCAATGGATTTGAAGAACCAGGCCCCAGGGAGCAGGGACCATCAAGCACAGAGCAATATTCCCATTCTTCATCATTACCATCCACACCTGTCCCTACTGAGGGTCAGAGTGATAGAGAAGCTGATGTTGGATCAGTCCGGAGCACAACTGATGGTGTTCAGAGTTTGATACCACCCCTCCACATGCAACCTTCTTCTAGTGTCAATCCCATCTCCTCCACTCCTCCCTCTCTACACTCCATCAGCCATCAACCTCCTCGTTCACCAAAGGAGGAGGAACCTTGTCCCCTCCGTAATCCATCTTCACCCCTGTTGCTGAAAAATGGGACTGTTGAGTCAGAAACAAAGCATGTAATACATTCAGATGAAGATGACTCAGAGCCAGACTTAGGAAGTCCTCTTGTGATCCAGGAGAGCCCTGAGTGTGAGATGTCTTCCCCTCCAAAATTCAAACACAGAGCAAGAGTACAGTCTCATCCTCTACATTTCCCCTCTCTGGAACCTCAATTTGGGGAAAAGGTGTCGCCTGCATCCCCCAGTCCTCCCCCCACAGTTTCTCAGCCACAAAGCCACACAAATGACCTCCCCTCTGTCAGCATAGACTCCAGAACAGAGGAGAAATACCCTGAGCATGTGATTGATGAGAGAGACTCACCTGAGAGCCCACCACCCAGTGAGACAGGTCTTATAGTCGCCAAGAGAAGCAGTACCCCTGATTCCTCTCAAATGTCAAGTCAAGCAGCAAACTATGATAACTTTGAACATCAAGAGGAGCCCTTGGAAACTGAgccaagagaagaagaagggtCAGGAGAGGCTAAGGACTTGATTGGAGAGAAGTCTGAGGATGGGGAAAATTTAACTGATGATGCTGACTCTAAGGATCACGTGCCTGCTGATGCAACAGAGACTCCATCACGTCCTCTTAAAGTTAAGATCAAAATGTCCACCGGCAGTATCACAAGAACCGTAACTGGTGCCACACCTAAAAGAGCTGGAAGAGTCACCCTGAAAGGTGCGGGTGCTTCAAAACCATCACCGGAGCGTCATTACACAAGATCCAAGAGGGAGTTAGCACAGCAGTCTAAGACACTCCAGGACGCCAAAGACAAAACTGCAGCAGACGCTAAGCCTAAAGTTTCCTCCACAGCTGTCAGCATcactaaaactgcagctctaccctccatctctgtctcctTGCCCAGAGTCGGCTCGGCTCGCAGCCTGGCTTCCAAAGGTCTGCACAGTGGGATGACACTACCTGCTTCATCACCTCTGCTTCCCCTGCAAGGCAGCAGCAGACCGGCCTCTATAGTTAACAGCACAGGGGCAATCATATCAAAAAGCCAGACCAACCTGGTGGAAGCTTTCAATAAGATCCTCAACAACAAGAACCTGCTGCCCAGCTACAAACCAGACCTGAGCTCCCCTCTTCCTGCAGAATGGGGCCTTCCTCTACCTGCACAG GGTTACCGTTGTTTGGAGTGTGGTGATGCCTTTGCCCTGGAGCAGAGTTTAGTGCGGCATTATGCCCGGCGCTCGCTGAGGATTGAGGTGACCTGTAATCACTGTGCAAAGCGTTTGGCCTTCTTTAACAAGTGCAGCCTGCTTTTACACGCCAGAGAGCACAAGGAGCGAGGTCTGATCATGCAGTGTTCACACCTGGTCATGAAACCTGTACCTATGGAGCAGATGATCAGTCAGCAGGAACCCACGGCTGTAG GAACATTAGCATCTTCTTCAGGTGGGATCCCCTTAAACCCTACTGCCTCCTCACATACAGCAATGTCCCACAAGAAAGCAGAGGCAGCGCAGTACATGAGTAATACATGTACTGAGTGTCAGACTCAATTCAGCAGCAAAGACGAGCTAGCCGGGCATTTTCAAGAAATCACATCAGCACAGACCACG ccaTGCACTAAATGTTCTCCCTCCATGCTCCTGCCAAATAGCTGCAGTGCAGCAGCTCATCAGCGCATCCACCAAACCAGCCCCCCTCACATCTGCCCAGAGTGTGGAGGAAACATCAAGCAGCCTCTCTTTCAAACACATCTAGATCAAATCTGTTTGCATTTTTCACGCCGCATTGGTTACAG ATGTTCCAGCTGCCTGGTGGTGTTTGGAGGCCTTAACTCTGTGAAGTCCCACATCCAACAGGCTCATTGTGACATGTTCCACAAGTGCCCCAGCTGCCCCATGGCATTTAAATCTGCTCCCAGCACACAGAGCCACATCAGCTCCCAGCATCCCACGCTCACTAATGGACAGACAATGTACACAGAAACAtctgattttgttattttgaaaatgtttttctttttcattgataaatcttTGTTTAAATTCTTTGACAGGTTGATCTATAAGTGTGTCATGTGTGACACAGTTTTCACAAACAAGCCTCTGCTGTACGTCCACTTTGACActcatttgaccaatcagaaGGTGCAGGTGTTTAAATGCCCAGAATGCACCAAACTGTTTTCTCAGAGGAATTCTCTTCTGGACCATTTCAAG ACTCACAAGACTCAGGTGTTGAAACAGGAGATGCTCTCTCCTCCAGCAGCCTCCTCTCGTTCACAGCCTTCGGTAAAGTCTGAGAGCTCAGACGGGGACGAGTGGATGGATGTGGATAAGGAGGAGAAAGTGAAGACGGAAAGGATGAAGGCTCCCTCTGGGTGGAAGTGTGCGCCTTGCCACTCGCGGTTCACAGACCAGGAGGACTACATTACCCACATGGCTGACCAACATGGCAAG ATGCTGAAGAAGTTTCCTTGTAACAAGTGTGAGAGCTCCTTCACCACCACGTCCAGTATGAGACGTCACATCAGGGAGAAACACAAAGTCACCAATCGGGGCTTTCGCTGCCA ATTTTGTACTGAGGGCAAGAAAACGTTCAGCAGCAGAGCACTGTTGGAGAGGCACATTCAGCTGAGACACAGTACAGATGCTGGAAGCGTTGACAAACTCAAG GGAGGGGCAAATGAGGCAGACAGTTCATCAGAGCAGGACAGCAGTTTGGGGGCTCGCCGGAGACGCAGAGGAGCTGTGAGGAAGGAGCATAACGAAGATTCAGCAGACGGGGTGAGCCCCGCAAAGAAGCTGcactcctcctctgctccttctTCTTACTCTCATCCCGAGTCCGGATTCCGCTGTACGCCTTGCGGCTTCACCACAGAGGACCAGACCACGTTCCTGGAGCACATCAGCCAGCACCGAGGCGGGGCAGAGGGCGGCAGTCAGCAGTGTCAACAGTGCGGCGCCTGCTTCACATCCACCTCCTCCCTGGCTCGCCATCGTTTCATCACACACAAAATCAGAAACGCATTTAatgaaaaccagcagcagtctGTGAGCACACACCATGCACCTTCTCCTGGTAACATAAGGAACCATGATGATAAGAGTTCTTTGGATGATTCTGCACCTGCATCGCCCTCCTCTGTAGCCCCAGGGGGAGAGGAAAAGGACTTACTGACATGTAAGGTATGCAGGAAGCAATTTGAAAAGGCATCAGATCTAAATACACACTTCAGAACTCATGGTATGGCTTTTATTAATGCAAGAAATGCTGGAAAAACGTCATAA